From a single Fulvivirga ulvae genomic region:
- a CDS encoding OmpA family protein, whose translation MFFDICPITKKTLALCISILVAMPLLTFAQKQRPSEMVAGYYVVVGAYSANKEHYARRYVDEISKAGKEVDYGFNSKKNLFFVYLDYSQNYKAAISEMRRTRENEQFGDAWVFVCSGGSGLVMTEEEKQRAEKTTEALNKEVGKLDDLYAEKFDKEEKNKGENAGDKGEPATEDEVGEGQEEIAEGGNNITKAKTGTLSDYQLLFILENARNSKEVKGDVQIIDAERAKLLTVVPGDEQVELSDPNNGTGELTLICDVFGFRKSQKSLNYYHPFKDTISTEINVLPDVYVVNFDLVRYHVGDIVVMYNVYYYNDAAVMRPDSKYEVNSLLEMMKENPNYKIRIHGHTNGKSPGKIITMGDSDKYFALADSNKQGFGSAKQLSKERAEIIKSYLVDEGIAADRMEIKAWGGRRMLYDKFSPQAKHNVRVEIEILEE comes from the coding sequence ATGTTTTTTGACATTTGCCCCATTACTAAAAAAACTCTGGCCTTATGTATAAGCATTCTTGTGGCCATGCCGTTGCTCACCTTTGCCCAAAAACAAAGACCCTCGGAAATGGTCGCGGGTTATTATGTTGTGGTTGGGGCTTATTCGGCTAACAAAGAGCATTATGCCAGGCGCTATGTCGATGAAATTAGCAAAGCCGGCAAAGAGGTGGATTATGGTTTTAATAGTAAAAAGAACCTGTTTTTTGTATACCTGGACTACTCTCAGAATTATAAGGCGGCGATTAGTGAAATGCGACGCACCAGAGAAAATGAGCAGTTTGGTGACGCCTGGGTTTTTGTTTGTTCAGGTGGTTCTGGTTTAGTAATGACTGAGGAGGAAAAGCAACGGGCCGAAAAAACCACTGAAGCACTAAATAAAGAGGTAGGTAAGCTTGATGACCTTTACGCCGAGAAATTTGATAAAGAAGAAAAGAACAAAGGTGAAAATGCCGGAGATAAAGGAGAACCTGCTACTGAGGATGAGGTAGGGGAAGGTCAGGAAGAGATAGCCGAGGGGGGCAATAACATAACAAAGGCTAAAACCGGTACCTTAAGTGACTATCAGCTACTGTTTATACTGGAAAATGCCCGCAACAGTAAAGAGGTGAAGGGCGATGTACAGATCATAGATGCAGAAAGGGCCAAGCTGCTGACCGTGGTACCTGGAGATGAACAGGTAGAACTATCGGATCCGAATAACGGTACCGGAGAGCTTACCCTCATTTGCGATGTTTTTGGATTCAGGAAAAGTCAAAAAAGCCTAAATTATTATCACCCTTTTAAAGATACTATCTCAACCGAAATCAATGTACTTCCTGACGTTTATGTAGTAAACTTTGATCTGGTACGCTATCATGTGGGTGATATCGTAGTTATGTACAATGTCTATTATTACAATGATGCTGCTGTTATGAGACCTGATTCAAAGTATGAAGTCAACAGTCTGCTGGAAATGATGAAGGAAAACCCTAACTATAAGATCAGGATACACGGACATACTAATGGAAAAAGCCCTGGAAAGATCATAACCATGGGCGATTCGGACAAATACTTTGCTCTGGCAGACAGCAATAAACAGGGGTTTGGTTCTGCAAAGCAGCTTTCAAAAGAAAGGGCTGAAATCATTAAATCCTACCTGGTTGATGAAGGCATAGCGGCCGATCGAATGGAAATTAAAGCCTGGGGAGGAAGAAGAATGTTGTACGACAAATTCAGCCCTCAGGCCAAGCATAACGTGAGAGTAGAAATTGAGATTTTGGAAGAATAA
- a CDS encoding OmpA family protein: protein MVSQIISRRLRFLPLFFIVLLGFPNAGYTSEDNTEPNSAQTSYVVIGAFAYQNNAIRFTAYAREQSLDANYALNPDRNLYYVYVFSSPNVTEAIQEVRRVRAIAGFGDAWVYQGSLGESTISTPTVKTYQEEDIEQIDEAYEPEETGAEPSEEEEFLEQEEELVMEESEPEIAEEVSENRIDKREGYYYLYFNAINKKTLKEVKGNIKILDLERIKEIGQGKTHEIVELRDPNNGTRRIKLISDIFGFREIQHEVDLDDPVNDTTKAYTSVVGDSIIVDFELQRFKKGDVIVMYNVYFFIDAAIMKPESVYELNSFLDMLTENQNLKVMIHGHTNGNSHGKIIHLNPDDKNFFNINANHQETVGSAKKLSLFRAEAIKEWMLQQGISEDRIEVKGWGGKRMLYDKFDPLAHKNVRVEVEILAD, encoded by the coding sequence ATGGTAAGCCAAATAATTTCCAGGAGGCTCAGGTTCTTGCCTCTATTTTTTATCGTTTTGCTAGGTTTTCCGAATGCAGGGTATACCTCGGAAGATAACACAGAGCCAAATTCCGCGCAGACTAGCTATGTAGTGATTGGTGCATTCGCTTATCAAAATAATGCAATACGCTTTACGGCATATGCCAGGGAGCAATCCCTTGATGCGAACTATGCACTCAACCCTGACCGCAACTTATATTACGTATATGTGTTTTCTTCACCAAATGTAACCGAGGCTATTCAAGAAGTCCGACGTGTAAGAGCAATTGCAGGCTTTGGAGATGCCTGGGTATACCAGGGTTCTTTGGGAGAATCGACCATCTCCACCCCAACAGTTAAGACCTATCAGGAAGAGGATATTGAGCAGATTGATGAAGCATATGAGCCGGAAGAGACCGGGGCTGAACCCTCTGAGGAAGAAGAGTTCCTTGAACAGGAGGAAGAGCTGGTAATGGAAGAGAGCGAACCTGAGATAGCTGAAGAAGTATCTGAGAACAGAATAGATAAAAGAGAAGGATATTACTATTTATACTTTAATGCCATTAATAAAAAAACGCTAAAGGAAGTAAAAGGTAATATTAAGATTCTGGATCTTGAGCGAATAAAGGAAATAGGACAGGGGAAAACACATGAAATTGTGGAGTTGAGGGATCCAAACAACGGTACACGCAGAATTAAACTCATAAGTGATATATTCGGTTTCAGAGAGATTCAGCATGAAGTAGATCTGGATGATCCTGTCAACGATACCACAAAGGCGTATACTTCGGTAGTTGGAGACTCAATAATTGTAGATTTTGAACTTCAGAGATTCAAAAAAGGTGACGTGATTGTGATGTACAATGTCTATTTTTTCATTGATGCAGCCATTATGAAGCCTGAGTCAGTTTATGAGCTCAACAGCTTCCTTGATATGCTTACGGAAAATCAAAACCTTAAGGTGATGATCCATGGACATACCAATGGTAACTCGCATGGTAAGATAATTCACCTTAACCCTGATGATAAAAACTTTTTTAATATCAATGCCAACCATCAGGAGACTGTTGGAAGTGCAAAGAAATTGTCATTGTTCAGAGCTGAGGCCATTAAGGAATGGATGCTACAGCAGGGCATTAGCGAAGATCGAATTGAAGTAAAAGGGTGGGGAGGTAAAAGAATGCTATATGATAAGTTCGACCCCCTGGCCCATAAAAATGTCCGTGTGGAAGTAGAGATACTTGCAGATTAG
- the pbpC gene encoding penicillin-binding protein 1C, producing MLRYFQNKKRRCRLLVLAVLITGYYFLLPDTLFDDPYSTSLESREGQLLGAAIAPDGQWRFAEMDSVPEKFEEAIIHFEDEGFYYHPGVNPFALLRATWQNLSSGKVVSGGSTLTMQLVRLSRRDKPRTLWQKLIEIVMATRVEFSYSKEEILAMYASHAPFGGNVVGLNTATWRYFNRGPGDISWGEAALLAVLPNSPGLIHPGRNRNELRVKRNRLLDKLLSESIIDSLTNQLAKSEPIPDEPLPLPQLAPHLLTRAIQDGKQQQNIASTIDISLQRRITRIIENHHRTLKGNEVYNAAAIVANVQSGEVLAYVGNVWQAGSQHDNYVDIITAPRSTGSILKPFLYAAMLDEGQILPSSLIPDVPVFINGFAPKNFSRTYDGAVSANRALSRSLNVPAVQMLREYRYEKFHSLLNELGMTTLTQSPDHYGLSLILGGAEGTLWDISGMYAGLARTLNHYNSHTDNYRYSESGFRPLHYTEQPSSEPETRSGMGILSAASVYHTMEALLEVYRPTEESSWEMFDSSQKIAWKTGTSFGYRDAWAVGVTSTYVVGVWVGNADGEGRPGLTGIQAAAPLMFDVFDVLQKSAWFDQPIAEMLPMSVCRESGYRATELCTLVDTLQIIKSGSRTKNCPFHKAVHLDVNGYRVHADCEPVDKIVHTSWFVLPPVQEYYYRSKNPSYRKLPPFRKDCISDQMNIATMDVIYPKKNSIIYIPKELDGTLGSAVFEVAHRRPETTIFWHLNDQFIGTTTRIHQLSVSPPAGNYELTLVDDEGEYITQQFEIISESDK from the coding sequence GTGTTGAGATATTTTCAAAATAAAAAGAGACGATGTAGACTACTGGTCTTAGCGGTTTTAATCACCGGATATTATTTTTTACTACCGGATACCCTGTTTGATGATCCCTATTCCACTTCGCTCGAGAGCAGGGAGGGACAGTTACTGGGCGCGGCTATTGCGCCAGATGGACAGTGGCGATTTGCGGAAATGGACTCTGTTCCTGAGAAGTTTGAAGAGGCGATCATACACTTCGAGGATGAAGGATTTTACTACCATCCCGGAGTCAATCCCTTTGCCCTGCTGCGTGCCACCTGGCAAAACCTGAGCTCCGGCAAAGTAGTTAGCGGAGGTAGTACCCTTACCATGCAACTCGTGCGGCTTAGCAGGCGCGATAAGCCACGAACTCTATGGCAGAAGCTCATTGAGATCGTAATGGCCACCCGGGTTGAGTTTTCCTACTCCAAGGAAGAAATCCTTGCTATGTATGCATCTCACGCCCCATTTGGAGGCAATGTAGTCGGTCTCAACACAGCAACATGGAGATACTTCAACAGAGGGCCGGGGGACATCTCATGGGGAGAGGCTGCATTGCTGGCAGTGTTACCCAACAGCCCGGGCCTGATTCATCCTGGTAGAAACAGAAATGAACTGCGGGTTAAAAGAAACCGGTTACTGGATAAGCTACTCTCAGAAAGTATTATTGATTCCTTGACGAACCAGCTTGCAAAATCAGAGCCCATTCCTGATGAACCTTTACCATTGCCTCAGCTGGCTCCTCATCTGCTCACCAGGGCCATTCAGGATGGCAAACAACAGCAAAATATTGCAAGCACAATAGATATATCTCTTCAGAGAAGAATAACAAGAATAATTGAAAATCATCACCGTACTTTAAAGGGTAATGAAGTATATAATGCTGCAGCGATTGTTGCCAATGTTCAGTCGGGCGAGGTATTGGCTTATGTGGGCAACGTGTGGCAAGCCGGGAGCCAGCATGACAATTATGTGGATATAATTACTGCGCCAAGAAGTACAGGAAGTATTTTGAAGCCCTTTCTATACGCAGCCATGCTTGACGAGGGCCAGATATTGCCGTCATCACTCATTCCTGATGTACCTGTCTTTATCAATGGATTTGCCCCTAAAAATTTCTCAAGAACGTATGACGGGGCTGTATCCGCTAACCGTGCTTTGTCCCGGTCATTGAATGTACCCGCGGTGCAGATGCTTAGGGAATATCGCTATGAAAAATTTCATTCTCTTCTCAATGAGCTAGGAATGACCACGCTTACACAATCGCCGGATCACTATGGTTTATCCCTGATACTCGGAGGTGCAGAGGGTACACTTTGGGATATCAGTGGGATGTATGCAGGACTTGCCCGTACGTTGAACCATTATAACTCACATACTGATAATTACCGATATAGCGAGTCAGGATTCCGCCCGCTTCATTATACAGAGCAGCCTTCTTCTGAGCCGGAGACAAGATCCGGAATGGGTATACTGAGCGCAGCATCTGTTTATCATACAATGGAGGCGCTTCTCGAGGTTTACAGGCCTACTGAAGAGTCGTCATGGGAAATGTTCGATTCCTCTCAAAAAATAGCATGGAAAACAGGTACCAGTTTTGGCTACAGAGATGCCTGGGCAGTAGGAGTCACTTCAACGTATGTGGTAGGAGTATGGGTAGGAAATGCTGATGGTGAGGGGCGTCCCGGCCTTACCGGAATACAGGCTGCCGCACCATTAATGTTTGATGTTTTTGATGTTTTGCAAAAGTCAGCCTGGTTTGATCAGCCCATAGCGGAAATGTTACCCATGAGCGTATGCCGGGAAAGTGGTTATAGAGCCACGGAGCTATGTACGCTGGTAGATACCCTGCAAATAATTAAATCAGGTAGCAGAACCAAAAACTGCCCTTTTCATAAAGCAGTGCACCTTGATGTCAACGGATATCGTGTTCATGCGGATTGCGAACCTGTTGATAAAATAGTACACACTTCATGGTTCGTATTGCCGCCGGTTCAGGAGTATTACTATAGGTCTAAAAATCCGTCGTACCGAAAGCTTCCTCCTTTTCGTAAAGACTGTATTTCAGACCAGATGAACATCGCCACGATGGACGTTATATATCCTAAAAAAAATTCAATTATTTACATTCCTAAGGAGCTTGACGGGACACTTGGGAGTGCTGTTTTTGAGGTTGCACATCGCAGGCCTGAAACTACTATTTTTTGGCATCTCAATGATCAATTCATAGGGACGACCACAAGGATTCATCAGCTTTCCGTGAGTCCTCCGGCCGGAAACTACGAGTTGACACTTGTAGATGATGAGGGAGAATATATCACTCAACAATTCGAAATTATTTCAGAATCAGATAAATAG
- a CDS encoding M57 family metalloprotease yields the protein MKKIRISLLGLVALLAFVVFSCTEEPAVDPVQEPQISEETLAQFTELGFDVSDIRFVTFNNPVTGESEQVYVLENDIKISPKQLAAMLPDTHDGPTTEQYRTTNLVSSPKTIKVLGYYGSGSNSSYLDATMRSALQMAVDNYNNLNLGLDFTLAFGTNSGSYDIVVTRVSGSGGGRAGFPTGGNPYKWVEIQAGTVNYGTDVVEHVMTHEIGHCVGLRHTDYFNRSISCGSGGNEGGAGVGAIHIPGTPATTNVDMNSIMLACFNGSENGEFSNYDATALTTLYPGSTNPPGDPTLTVSPTSVGFGYTSGSRTITVSANVNWTVTDNAGWISVSPASGSNSGTFTISVSPYNMPCEPIRRGTVTIDGGAAGTKTISVSQSSRPLRPGEQCP from the coding sequence ATGAAAAAGATCAGAATTTCATTGCTGGGACTGGTAGCGCTCCTGGCTTTTGTGGTGTTCTCCTGTACGGAAGAGCCCGCAGTTGACCCCGTTCAGGAACCACAAATTAGTGAAGAAACCCTGGCCCAGTTTACTGAACTTGGATTTGATGTCAGCGACATCAGGTTTGTTACCTTTAATAACCCAGTAACCGGAGAGTCCGAGCAGGTTTATGTTCTTGAAAATGACATCAAGATTTCGCCAAAGCAACTGGCAGCCATGTTACCTGATACCCATGACGGGCCTACTACAGAGCAATACCGAACTACGAACCTGGTTAGCTCTCCTAAAACCATCAAAGTTCTCGGCTACTATGGCAGTGGCAGCAACAGTTCATACCTGGATGCCACTATGAGATCCGCCTTACAAATGGCTGTAGACAATTACAACAACCTGAACCTCGGCCTGGATTTCACATTGGCCTTTGGCACAAATTCCGGCAGCTATGATATTGTTGTTACGCGGGTTTCGGGTAGTGGAGGAGGAAGAGCTGGTTTCCCTACAGGAGGAAATCCTTATAAATGGGTGGAAATACAGGCAGGAACCGTCAATTACGGTACAGATGTAGTTGAACATGTTATGACCCATGAAATCGGTCATTGTGTAGGCTTACGTCATACTGATTATTTCAACAGGTCTATTTCCTGCGGCTCAGGAGGTAATGAAGGAGGTGCGGGAGTTGGTGCAATTCATATCCCCGGGACACCGGCAACTACAAATGTTGATATGAACTCTATCATGCTTGCTTGCTTCAATGGTTCTGAAAATGGAGAATTCAGCAACTATGATGCTACTGCCTTAACCACTTTGTATCCAGGCTCTACCAACCCTCCAGGCGATCCTACTTTGACAGTTTCCCCTACCTCTGTAGGTTTTGGGTACACATCGGGCAGCCGCACTATCACAGTTTCGGCTAATGTAAACTGGACAGTAACTGACAATGCCGGATGGATTTCTGTTTCTCCTGCAAGCGGTTCAAACAGTGGTACGTTCACGATAAGTGTTTCTCCATACAACATGCCATGTGAACCTATAAGAAGGGGTACTGTGACCATTGACGGCGGTGCAGCCGGCACCAAGACCATATCAGTATCTCAAAGCTCAAGGCCTCTCAGACCGGGTGAGCAATGCCCTTAA
- the ilvC gene encoding ketol-acid reductoisomerase, whose amino-acid sequence MAKINFGGVIEEVVTRSEFPLEKAREVLKDETVAVIGYGVQGPGQALNLRDNGINVIVGQRKDSKTWDKAVADGWEPGKTLFEIEEACERGTVIQYLLSDAGQITLWPTVKKYLTPGKALYFSHGFGITYKERTGIVPPEDVDVILIAPKGSGTSLRRMFLEGRGLNSSYAIFQDATGRAKERVVALGIGVGSGYLFETTFKREVYSDLTGERGSLMGAIQGIFAAQYEVLRANGHTPSEAFNETVEELTQSLMPLVAENGMDWMYANCSTTAQRGALDWWKKFRDASKPVFEELYSEVAKGNEAQKSIDSNSKSDYREKLEEELKELRESEIWQAGAEVRKLRPESA is encoded by the coding sequence ATGGCTAAAATTAATTTCGGCGGAGTAATCGAAGAAGTAGTTACCAGAAGTGAATTTCCTTTAGAAAAAGCGCGTGAAGTGCTAAAAGATGAGACCGTGGCCGTGATCGGCTATGGCGTACAAGGTCCCGGGCAAGCACTGAACCTAAGAGATAATGGCATTAACGTAATTGTTGGCCAGAGAAAAGACTCTAAGACCTGGGATAAGGCTGTTGCCGATGGCTGGGAGCCGGGAAAAACACTTTTTGAAATAGAAGAAGCATGTGAGAGGGGTACTGTTATCCAATACCTGCTTTCTGACGCAGGCCAGATTACACTATGGCCAACTGTAAAGAAATACCTTACACCGGGCAAAGCCCTCTATTTCTCTCACGGTTTTGGCATTACTTATAAAGAAAGAACCGGTATAGTACCTCCTGAAGATGTGGACGTAATTCTTATTGCTCCTAAAGGTTCAGGTACTTCCCTGAGAAGAATGTTCCTGGAAGGTCGTGGACTTAATTCCAGCTATGCGATATTTCAGGATGCTACAGGCAGGGCAAAAGAGCGCGTGGTAGCACTAGGTATAGGTGTAGGTTCAGGTTACCTGTTCGAAACTACATTCAAAAGAGAGGTTTACAGTGATCTTACCGGGGAAAGAGGCTCATTGATGGGTGCTATTCAGGGTATTTTCGCTGCTCAGTATGAAGTGTTGAGAGCCAACGGCCATACGCCATCTGAGGCTTTTAATGAAACGGTTGAAGAATTAACGCAATCCCTTATGCCGCTGGTAGCAGAAAATGGTATGGACTGGATGTATGCCAACTGCTCTACTACAGCCCAGAGAGGTGCACTGGATTGGTGGAAAAAATTCAGGGATGCATCAAAGCCTGTATTTGAAGAGCTTTATTCTGAAGTAGCTAAAGGCAATGAAGCGCAAAAATCAATAGACAGCAACAGTAAATCTGATTACCGTGAAAAGCTTGAAGAAGAACTGAAAGAACTGAGAGAATCAGAGATCTGGCAAGCAGGAGCGGAGGTAAGAAAACTACGCCCTGAAAGCGCGTAA
- the ilvN gene encoding acetolactate synthase small subunit, translating into MIRKYTISIFTENFFGLLNRITIIFTRRRINIESLTVSESEVKGVHRYTLVIKSEEEKVKKLVKQIEKLVDVLKAFYYINEETVFQEIALYKVSTHALKEGRNFERLIRDHHARMLTVESEFVVIEKTGHKEETQELLRATTAFWGA; encoded by the coding sequence ATGATACGAAAATATACCATAAGCATATTTACCGAGAATTTTTTCGGCCTTCTCAACAGGATAACGATCATTTTTACAAGAAGAAGGATCAATATAGAGAGCCTGACAGTCTCTGAATCAGAGGTCAAGGGTGTGCATCGCTATACGCTGGTGATAAAGTCTGAAGAGGAGAAAGTAAAGAAACTGGTTAAGCAGATTGAGAAGCTTGTAGACGTGCTTAAAGCCTTCTATTATATCAATGAGGAGACGGTTTTCCAGGAGATAGCCCTTTATAAAGTTTCTACCCATGCATTGAAGGAAGGCAGAAATTTTGAGCGGCTAATTAGAGACCACCATGCGCGGATGCTGACTGTTGAGTCTGAATTCGTGGTGATAGAGAAAACCGGACATAAGGAAGAAACGCAGGAGTTGCTGAGAGCAACTACAGCCTTTTGGGGTGCTTGA